The Bubalus kerabau isolate K-KA32 ecotype Philippines breed swamp buffalo chromosome X, PCC_UOA_SB_1v2, whole genome shotgun sequence genome has a segment encoding these proteins:
- the NLGN3 gene encoding neuroligin-3 isoform X1, with translation MWLWLGPPSLSLSPKPTVGRSLCLTLWFLSLVLRASTQAPAPTVNTHFGKLRGARVPLPSEILGPVDQYLGVPYAAPPIGEKRFLPPEPPPSWSGIRNATQFPPVCPQNIHTAVPEVMLPVWFTANLDIVATYIQEPNEDCLYLNVYVPTEDGSGAKKQGEDLADNDGDEDEDIRDSGAKPVMVYIHGGSYMEGTGNMIDGSVLASYGNVIVITLNYRVGVLGFLSTGDQAAKGNYGLLDQIQALRWVSENIAFFGGDPRRITVFGSGIGASCVSLLTLSHHSEGLFQRAIIQSGSALSSWAVNYQPVKYTSLLADKVGCNVLDTVDMVDCLRQKSAKELVEQDIQPARYHVAFGPVIDGDVIPDDPEILMEQGEFLNYDIMLGVNQGEGLKFVEGVVDPEDGVSGTDFDYSVSNFVDNLYGYPEGKDTLRETIKFMYTDWADRDNPETRRKTLVALFTDHQWVEPSVVTADLHARYGSPTYFYAFYHHCQSLMKPAWSDAAHGDEVPYVFGVPMVGPTDLFPCNFSKNDVMLSAVVMTYWTNFAKTGDPNKPVPQDTKFIHTKANRFEEVAWSKYNPRDQLYLHIGLKPRVRDHYRATKVAFWKHLVPHLYNLHDMFHYTSTTTKVPPPDTTHSSHITRRPNGKTWSTKRPAISPAYSNENAQGSWNGDQDAGPLLVENPRDYSTELSVTIAVGASLLFLNVLAFAALYYRKDKRRQEPLRQPSPQRGAGAPELGAAPEEELAALQLGPTHHECEAGPPHDTLRLTTLPDYTLTLRRSPDDIPLMTPNTITMIPNSLVGLQTLHPYNTFAAGFNSTGLPHSHSTTRV, from the exons ATGTGGCTGTGGCTTGGCCCACCTTCGCTGTCCCTGAGCCCCAAGCCCACAGTTGGCCGGAGCCTGTGCCTCACCCTGTGGTTCCTGAGCTTGGTGCTGAGGGCCAGTACCCAGGCCCCAGCACCCACAGTCAACACTCACTTTGGGAAGCTAAGGGGTGCCCGGGTACCATTGCCCAGTGAGATCCTGGGGCCTGTGGACCAGTACCTTGGGGTGCCCTACGCAGCTCCCCCGATCGGCGAGAAACGTTTCCTGCCCCCTGAACCGCCCCCATCCTGGTCGGGCATCCGGAACGCCACACAGTTTCCCCCAGTGTGCCCCCAGAACATCCACACAGCTGTGCCCGAAGTCATGCTTCCTGTCTGGTTCACCGCCAACTTGGATATCGTCGCTACTTACATCCAGGAGCCTAACGAGGACTGCCTCTACCTGAACGTCTATGTGCCCACGGAGGATG GATCCGGCGCTAAGAAACAGGGCGAGGACTTAGCGGATAATGACGGGGATGAAGATGAAG ACATCCGGGACAGTGGCGCCAAGCCTGTCATGGTCTACATCCATGGAGGCTCTTACATGGAAGGGACAGGCAACATGATTGACGGCAGTGTCCTGGCCAGTTATGGCAACGTCATCGTCATCACCCTCAACTATCGGGTTGGAGTGCTAG GTTTCCTGAGCACTGGCGATCAGGCTGCCAAGGGAAACTATGGGCTCCTTGACCAAATCCAGGCCCTCCGCTGGGTGAGCGAGAATATCGCCTTCTTTGGTGGTGATCCCCGCCGTATCACCGTCTTTGGCTCAGGCATTGGTGCATCCTGTGTCAGCCTCCTCACGCTGTCGCATCATTCTGAAG GGCTTTTCCAGAGGGCCATCATCCAAAGCGGTTCTGCTCTGTCCAGCTGGGCTGTGAACTACCAACCAGTGAAGTACACCAGCCTGCTGGCAGACAAGGTGGGCTGTAATGTGCTAGACACAGTTGACATGGTGGACTGTCTTCGGCAAAAGAGTGCCAAGGAGCTGGTAGAGCAAGACATCCAGCCAGCCCGCTACCATGTGGCTTTTGGCCCAGTGATTGATGGTGATGTCATTCCTGATGACCCAGAGATTCTCATGGAACAGGGCGAGTTCCTCAACTATGACATCATGCTAGGTGTCAACCAGGGTGAGGGGCTCAAGTTTGTGGAAGGGGTGGTGGACCCTGAAGATGGTGTCTCTGGCACTGACTTTGACTATTCAGTCTCCAACTTTGTGGACAATCTGTACGGCTATCCTGAGGGTAAGGACACCCTGCGGGAGACCATCAAGTTCATGTACACAGACTGGGCAGACCGTGACAATCCTGAGACCCGCCGTAAGACATTGGTGGCACTCTTCACTGACCACCAGTGGGTGGAGCCCTCAGTGGTGACGGCTGATCTGCATGCCCGCTATGGCTCGCCTACCTACTTCTACGCCTTCTACCATCACTGCCAGAGCCTCATGAAGCCTGCTTGGTCAGACGCAGCTCATGGGGATGAAGTACCCTATGTTTTTGGTGTCCCTATGGTAGGCCCCACTGACCTCTTCCCCTGCAACTTCTCCAAGAATGATGTTATGCTCAGTGCTGTTGTGATGACCTACTGGACCAACTTTGCCAAGACTGG GGATCCCAACAAGCCGGTCCCCCAGGACACCAAGTTCATTCACACCAAGGCCAACCGCTTTGAGGAAGTGGCCTGGTCCAAATACAATCCCCGAGACCAGCTGTACCTTCACATCGGGTTGAAGCCAAGGGTCCGCGATCATTACCGGGCCACTAAGGTGGCCTTTTGGAAACACTTGGTGCCCCACCTATACAACCTGCACGACATGTTCCACTACACGTCCACAACCACCAAAGTGCCACCCCCGGATACCACCCACAGCTCCCACATCACCCGCAGGCCCAATGGCAAGACCTGGAGCACCAAGCGACCAGCCATCTCTCCCGCCTACAGCAACGAGAATGCCCAGGGGTCCTGGAACGGGGACCAGGATGCAGGGCCACTCCTGGTGGAGAACCCACGTGACTACTCCACTGAATTAAGCGTCACCATCGCTGTGGGGGCCTCCCTCCTGTTCCTTAATGTCCTGGCCTTCGCTGCTCTCTACTATCGCAAGGACAAGCGACGTCAGGAGCCCCTGCGGCAGCCCAGCCCTCAGAGGGGAGCTGGGGCTCCTGAACTGGGAGCTGCTCCTGAGGAGGAGCTGGCAGCGCTGCAGCTGGGTCCCACACACCATGAGTGTGAGGCAGGTCCCCCCCACGACACCCTGCGCCTCACCACGCTGCCTGACTACACGCTGACCCTGCGGCGCTCCCCTGatgacattccactcatgacccCCAACACCATCACTATGATCCCCAACTCCCTGGTGGGGCTGCAGACATTGCACCCCTATAACACCTTTGCCGCAGGGTTCAACAGTACTGGGCTGCCCCACTCACACTCCACCACTCGGGTATAG
- the NLGN3 gene encoding neuroligin-3 isoform X2: MWLWLGPPSLSLSPKPTVGRSLCLTLWFLSLVLRASTQAPAPTVNTHFGKLRGARVPLPSEILGPVDQYLGVPYAAPPIGEKRFLPPEPPPSWSGIRNATQFPPVCPQNIHTAVPEVMLPVWFTANLDIVATYIQEPNEDCLYLNVYVPTEDDIRDSGAKPVMVYIHGGSYMEGTGNMIDGSVLASYGNVIVITLNYRVGVLGFLSTGDQAAKGNYGLLDQIQALRWVSENIAFFGGDPRRITVFGSGIGASCVSLLTLSHHSEGLFQRAIIQSGSALSSWAVNYQPVKYTSLLADKVGCNVLDTVDMVDCLRQKSAKELVEQDIQPARYHVAFGPVIDGDVIPDDPEILMEQGEFLNYDIMLGVNQGEGLKFVEGVVDPEDGVSGTDFDYSVSNFVDNLYGYPEGKDTLRETIKFMYTDWADRDNPETRRKTLVALFTDHQWVEPSVVTADLHARYGSPTYFYAFYHHCQSLMKPAWSDAAHGDEVPYVFGVPMVGPTDLFPCNFSKNDVMLSAVVMTYWTNFAKTGDPNKPVPQDTKFIHTKANRFEEVAWSKYNPRDQLYLHIGLKPRVRDHYRATKVAFWKHLVPHLYNLHDMFHYTSTTTKVPPPDTTHSSHITRRPNGKTWSTKRPAISPAYSNENAQGSWNGDQDAGPLLVENPRDYSTELSVTIAVGASLLFLNVLAFAALYYRKDKRRQEPLRQPSPQRGAGAPELGAAPEEELAALQLGPTHHECEAGPPHDTLRLTTLPDYTLTLRRSPDDIPLMTPNTITMIPNSLVGLQTLHPYNTFAAGFNSTGLPHSHSTTRV; encoded by the exons ATGTGGCTGTGGCTTGGCCCACCTTCGCTGTCCCTGAGCCCCAAGCCCACAGTTGGCCGGAGCCTGTGCCTCACCCTGTGGTTCCTGAGCTTGGTGCTGAGGGCCAGTACCCAGGCCCCAGCACCCACAGTCAACACTCACTTTGGGAAGCTAAGGGGTGCCCGGGTACCATTGCCCAGTGAGATCCTGGGGCCTGTGGACCAGTACCTTGGGGTGCCCTACGCAGCTCCCCCGATCGGCGAGAAACGTTTCCTGCCCCCTGAACCGCCCCCATCCTGGTCGGGCATCCGGAACGCCACACAGTTTCCCCCAGTGTGCCCCCAGAACATCCACACAGCTGTGCCCGAAGTCATGCTTCCTGTCTGGTTCACCGCCAACTTGGATATCGTCGCTACTTACATCCAGGAGCCTAACGAGGACTGCCTCTACCTGAACGTCTATGTGCCCACGGAGGATG ACATCCGGGACAGTGGCGCCAAGCCTGTCATGGTCTACATCCATGGAGGCTCTTACATGGAAGGGACAGGCAACATGATTGACGGCAGTGTCCTGGCCAGTTATGGCAACGTCATCGTCATCACCCTCAACTATCGGGTTGGAGTGCTAG GTTTCCTGAGCACTGGCGATCAGGCTGCCAAGGGAAACTATGGGCTCCTTGACCAAATCCAGGCCCTCCGCTGGGTGAGCGAGAATATCGCCTTCTTTGGTGGTGATCCCCGCCGTATCACCGTCTTTGGCTCAGGCATTGGTGCATCCTGTGTCAGCCTCCTCACGCTGTCGCATCATTCTGAAG GGCTTTTCCAGAGGGCCATCATCCAAAGCGGTTCTGCTCTGTCCAGCTGGGCTGTGAACTACCAACCAGTGAAGTACACCAGCCTGCTGGCAGACAAGGTGGGCTGTAATGTGCTAGACACAGTTGACATGGTGGACTGTCTTCGGCAAAAGAGTGCCAAGGAGCTGGTAGAGCAAGACATCCAGCCAGCCCGCTACCATGTGGCTTTTGGCCCAGTGATTGATGGTGATGTCATTCCTGATGACCCAGAGATTCTCATGGAACAGGGCGAGTTCCTCAACTATGACATCATGCTAGGTGTCAACCAGGGTGAGGGGCTCAAGTTTGTGGAAGGGGTGGTGGACCCTGAAGATGGTGTCTCTGGCACTGACTTTGACTATTCAGTCTCCAACTTTGTGGACAATCTGTACGGCTATCCTGAGGGTAAGGACACCCTGCGGGAGACCATCAAGTTCATGTACACAGACTGGGCAGACCGTGACAATCCTGAGACCCGCCGTAAGACATTGGTGGCACTCTTCACTGACCACCAGTGGGTGGAGCCCTCAGTGGTGACGGCTGATCTGCATGCCCGCTATGGCTCGCCTACCTACTTCTACGCCTTCTACCATCACTGCCAGAGCCTCATGAAGCCTGCTTGGTCAGACGCAGCTCATGGGGATGAAGTACCCTATGTTTTTGGTGTCCCTATGGTAGGCCCCACTGACCTCTTCCCCTGCAACTTCTCCAAGAATGATGTTATGCTCAGTGCTGTTGTGATGACCTACTGGACCAACTTTGCCAAGACTGG GGATCCCAACAAGCCGGTCCCCCAGGACACCAAGTTCATTCACACCAAGGCCAACCGCTTTGAGGAAGTGGCCTGGTCCAAATACAATCCCCGAGACCAGCTGTACCTTCACATCGGGTTGAAGCCAAGGGTCCGCGATCATTACCGGGCCACTAAGGTGGCCTTTTGGAAACACTTGGTGCCCCACCTATACAACCTGCACGACATGTTCCACTACACGTCCACAACCACCAAAGTGCCACCCCCGGATACCACCCACAGCTCCCACATCACCCGCAGGCCCAATGGCAAGACCTGGAGCACCAAGCGACCAGCCATCTCTCCCGCCTACAGCAACGAGAATGCCCAGGGGTCCTGGAACGGGGACCAGGATGCAGGGCCACTCCTGGTGGAGAACCCACGTGACTACTCCACTGAATTAAGCGTCACCATCGCTGTGGGGGCCTCCCTCCTGTTCCTTAATGTCCTGGCCTTCGCTGCTCTCTACTATCGCAAGGACAAGCGACGTCAGGAGCCCCTGCGGCAGCCCAGCCCTCAGAGGGGAGCTGGGGCTCCTGAACTGGGAGCTGCTCCTGAGGAGGAGCTGGCAGCGCTGCAGCTGGGTCCCACACACCATGAGTGTGAGGCAGGTCCCCCCCACGACACCCTGCGCCTCACCACGCTGCCTGACTACACGCTGACCCTGCGGCGCTCCCCTGatgacattccactcatgacccCCAACACCATCACTATGATCCCCAACTCCCTGGTGGGGCTGCAGACATTGCACCCCTATAACACCTTTGCCGCAGGGTTCAACAGTACTGGGCTGCCCCACTCACACTCCACCACTCGGGTATAG